A single bacterium DNA region contains:
- a CDS encoding cupin domain-containing protein → MTNTMNVNRLETKSHDMPDEVRAPNKTRVEVVRFEGFTIGRFIFQPGWRWSECIKPVVGTDSCQATHVGYAVSGRVTVRTNDGAQKTIAAGMSYTIPPGHDAWVEGSEPFVCIEMM, encoded by the coding sequence ATGACAAATACTATGAATGTCAACAGGTTGGAGACAAAGTCACACGATATGCCGGATGAGGTGAGAGCCCCGAACAAAACACGGGTTGAGGTCGTCCGATTTGAGGGCTTCACGATCGGGCGCTTCATCTTCCAGCCCGGGTGGCGGTGGTCGGAGTGCATCAAACCGGTCGTTGGGACTGACAGTTGCCAGGCCACTCATGTTGGGTACGCGGTGTCCGGCCGGGTCACGGTCCGGACGAACGATGGCGCACAGAAGACGATTGCCGCGGGGATGTCGTACACCATCCCACCCGGCCACGACGCGTGGGTCGAGGGAAGTGAGCCCTTCGTCTGCATCGAAATGATGAG
- a CDS encoding cupin domain-containing protein: protein MRLSRCHVALFVVAALAGAGSVMSYAAAPGPMVVGMAKFPITVKAGDYNLIAQVIDLPPGAVVPRHTHGGPVAVQVITGEVTLTTDSGSTTVKAGGMFTENPGLVHSAANKGSVTTRVAVAYLIPKGAEVTSLVK from the coding sequence ATGAGGCTCTCACGTTGTCACGTCGCACTGTTCGTGGTCGCCGCCCTGGCCGGGGCTGGGTCCGTCATGTCCTACGCCGCCGCTCCCGGTCCGATGGTAGTTGGCATGGCCAAGTTTCCGATCACAGTGAAGGCCGGCGACTACAATCTCATCGCCCAGGTCATTGACCTGCCACCCGGTGCGGTGGTCCCGCGACACACGCACGGCGGACCTGTCGCTGTCCAGGTGATCACCGGTGAAGTCACCTTGACCACTGACAGCGGCTCAACGACCGTCAAAGCCGGCGGGATGTTCACGGAAAATCCGGGCTTGGTTCACTCGGCGGCCAACAAAGGCTCCGTCACCACGCGCGTGGCCGTAGCCTACCTGATACCGAAGGGCGCGGAAGTGACGTCTCTCGTTAAGTAA
- a CDS encoding tetratricopeptide repeat protein, producing the protein MAELQGNPPNNLPVIPTGFVGRQREIDEVKRLLGRTHLLTLTGAGGCGKTRLAIQVVSDLLSEYPDGIWLVDLGPLAEPSFVLHDVAAAVGAPEDPSRPLSQTLVSSLQNKSLLLVLDNCEHLVSACAELADLLLRSCPKLRLLATSREPLNVTGETAWRVPSLSLPPSGAVVPPDRLLGHEAVQLFVERAQAVLSDFALTPGNAQAVAQICRQLDGIPLAIELAAVCVKGLSVDAIAARLNDRFHLLRGGRRTAPARHQTLEALIEWSYALLSAEEQTLLRRLSVFAGGWTLEAAEAVCSDPHLPAAEIPACMLRLLDKSLVAFDETGQAPRYRLLETVRHYSHHQLLGCGEAESIRARHLRYFLQLSEQASPAIEGSEDIEWLNRLETEHDNLRAALACSNAHTDDDGLRLASALIGFWQVRGHFTEGRGWLDRLLARSREKSAFRARALIGLGHLSTLQGLYTQARAFLEEGLALYREWDDLTGIAWAINHLGRMASHQGDHDLAESSFTECLAAYERLGSTRGIADALAHVGHSVWHKGDYGRARTLLDRSLDLARQADSQPVLIFALWSLGLVAFSERRHAEALACYRDGLLAARRLGDRFGIAFLLEAFAALAAAQGESYRGAVLFGAAQAFREITRFPLSPSHQSDYEQSTAAIRAALDQGSFATAWSTGREETTEQAIEYALSSAPPQPRSPKLGDAARTGRPDTRLTAREHEIATLIALGLSNRQIAVRLYIAQRTADTHVQHILNKLGFHARTQIAAWAAEYRLRAAMHE; encoded by the coding sequence GTGGCCGAGCTGCAGGGTAACCCCCCGAACAATCTGCCGGTTATCCCGACCGGCTTTGTCGGTCGACAACGTGAGATCGACGAAGTGAAGCGGCTGCTCGGCCGCACCCACCTGCTCACGCTCACGGGTGCGGGGGGATGCGGGAAGACCCGGCTTGCCATTCAGGTCGTCTCCGATTTGCTATCTGAGTACCCCGACGGCATCTGGCTCGTCGATCTCGGTCCCTTGGCCGAGCCAAGCTTCGTTTTGCACGATGTGGCTGCCGCCGTCGGAGCTCCGGAGGACCCGAGCCGCCCGTTGAGTCAGACTCTTGTATCATCCCTCCAAAACAAGTCGCTGCTCCTGGTGCTGGACAACTGCGAGCATCTGGTCTCCGCGTGCGCAGAGCTTGCAGACCTTCTGCTGCGAAGCTGTCCCAAGCTACGCCTTCTCGCCACGAGCCGCGAGCCGCTCAATGTGACTGGGGAGACGGCTTGGCGAGTCCCCTCGCTCTCGTTGCCGCCGTCCGGAGCCGTAGTTCCTCCGGACCGGCTACTCGGCCACGAGGCCGTCCAGTTGTTCGTGGAGCGTGCGCAGGCCGTGCTTTCCGATTTCGCGTTGACGCCCGGGAACGCGCAGGCTGTCGCGCAGATCTGCCGGCAGCTTGACGGGATTCCATTGGCGATCGAGCTGGCGGCGGTCTGTGTCAAGGGGCTGTCGGTCGATGCCATCGCTGCACGCCTGAATGACCGGTTCCACCTCCTGAGGGGCGGCCGCCGGACGGCTCCCGCTCGCCATCAGACGTTAGAAGCATTGATCGAGTGGAGCTATGCCCTCCTGTCTGCAGAGGAGCAGACCCTGCTACGCCGGCTGTCGGTGTTTGCCGGGGGGTGGACACTGGAGGCCGCTGAGGCAGTGTGCAGCGATCCGCATCTCCCGGCAGCAGAGATTCCGGCGTGCATGCTCCGTCTGCTCGACAAGTCACTGGTGGCGTTCGACGAGACAGGTCAGGCGCCTCGATACCGACTTCTTGAAACAGTGCGGCACTATTCGCACCACCAATTGCTTGGCTGCGGCGAGGCGGAGTCGATCCGTGCCCGTCACCTACGGTACTTTCTTCAGCTGTCCGAACAGGCCAGTCCGGCCATCGAGGGCTCCGAAGATATCGAGTGGCTAAATCGGCTTGAAACTGAGCATGACAATTTGAGGGCGGCGCTCGCTTGCTCGAATGCGCACACAGACGACGATGGTCTGCGGCTGGCGAGCGCGCTCATCGGGTTCTGGCAGGTGCGCGGCCACTTCACCGAGGGGCGCGGCTGGTTAGACCGGCTGCTAGCCCGAAGCCGCGAGAAGTCTGCTTTCCGCGCCCGGGCGCTGATCGGTTTGGGGCATCTCTCAACGCTCCAGGGACTGTACACCCAAGCGCGCGCATTTCTCGAAGAGGGCCTCGCCCTTTACCGTGAATGGGATGACCTCACGGGCATCGCGTGGGCGATCAACCATCTGGGCCGAATGGCATCGCATCAAGGCGACCATGATCTCGCCGAGTCTTCATTCACGGAATGCCTGGCGGCGTACGAGAGGCTCGGCAGCACGCGCGGCATCGCCGATGCGCTCGCTCATGTCGGGCACTCGGTGTGGCACAAGGGCGATTACGGACGTGCCCGGACCCTGCTCGACCGAAGCCTGGACCTCGCCCGACAGGCGGACAGCCAACCAGTTCTCATCTTTGCCCTTTGGAGTTTGGGGCTTGTGGCCTTCTCCGAGCGACGCCACGCGGAAGCGCTCGCCTGCTACCGAGATGGGCTGCTTGCGGCCAGACGGCTGGGGGACCGATTTGGCATCGCCTTCCTCCTGGAAGCGTTTGCCGCCCTGGCCGCCGCGCAAGGGGAGTCCTATCGCGGGGCCGTGCTTTTTGGCGCAGCGCAGGCGTTTCGTGAGATTACGAGGTTTCCCCTATCCCCCTCACACCAATCCGACTACGAGCAGTCCACGGCCGCCATCCGCGCGGCCCTGGACCAGGGCTCCTTCGCGACTGCCTGGTCGACAGGCCGGGAGGAGACGACCGAACAGGCGATCGAGTACGCACTCTCGTCTGCGCCACCGCAGCCGCGATCGCCCAAGCTGGGGGACGCTGCGCGGACCGGCCGGCCAGACACGCGCCTCACGGCTCGCGAGCATGAGATTGCAACGCTGATTGCGCTGGGGCTGAGCAATCGCCAGATCGCTGTACGCCTCTACATCGCCCAGAGGACAGCGGATACCCACGTCCAGCATATCTTGAACAAGTTGGGATTTCACGCTAGAACGCAAATTGCCGCCTGGGCCGCCGAGTACCGACTCCGTGCGGCGATGCATGAGTAG